The Astatotilapia calliptera chromosome 17, fAstCal1.2, whole genome shotgun sequence genome has a segment encoding these proteins:
- the LOC113009807 gene encoding leukocyte elastase inhibitor-like, with protein sequence MDPEMDSQLKIGFIGAGNMAFGIAKGILSGNVLPANVKVSAPSSRNLGRFQALSFSSGEGVHADCQKLNADINSPSASYILKLANRLYGENTAHFLPDFLEATQKYYQADLKTVDFIGAPEACRAEINSWVEQQTENKIKDLLKPGTVNADTRLALVNAVYFKGNWKNPFKEPNTKEMPFKIKQLEKELTQERLNEWTDRKNMEVDLEVLVDLPKFKLEEDYELNEPLTKLGMKDVFCAGSADLSGMNGEGGLFLSTVAHKVFVEVNEEGTQAAAATGVVSRNLSSGWTRYFTADHPFLFFIRHNETKSVLFFGRFSSPQ encoded by the exons ATGGACCCTGAGATGGACTCTCAGCTTAAGATTGGCTTTATCGGTGCAGGGAACATGGCGTTTGGCATCGCCAAAGGCATCTTATCCG GAAATGTCCTTCCTGCAAACGTCAAAGTTAGTGCACCATCCTCAAGGAATCTGGGACGCTTTCAG GCCCTCTCATTCAGCTCAGGTGAAGGCGTCCATGCAGACTGCCAGAAACTGAACGCTGACATCAACTCACCGTCTGCATCCTACATCCTGAAACTAGCCAACCGTCTTTATGGAGAAAACACTGCCCACTTCCTCCCA GACTTCCTTGAAGCCACACAGAAGTACTACCAGGCAGACCTGAAGACTGTGGACTTCATCGGAGCTCCAGAGGCGTGCAGAGCAGAGATCAACAGCTGGGTCGAGCAGCAGACAGAAA ATAAGATAAAAGACCTTCTGAAGCCAGGAACAGTAAACGCAGATACCAGACTGGCTCTGGTCAATGCTGTCTACTTCAAGGGCAACTGGAAGAACCCGTTTAAAGAGCCAAACACCAAAGAGATGCCCTTTAAAATCAAACAG CTGGAGAAGGAGCTAACACAGGAGAGGCTGAATGAATGGACCGACAGGAAAAACATGGAAGTTGATTTAGAAGTTCTTGTTGACCTGCCAAAGTTCAAGCTGGAGGAAGACTACGAGCTGAATGAACCTCTGACTAAACTGGGTATGAAGGACGTGTTCTGTGCAGGAAGCGCTGACCTGTCTGGCATGAACGGTGAAGGGGGGCTCTTCCTGTCTACGGTGGCCCACAAGGTCTTTGTGGAGGTGAACGAGGAGGGCACACAGGCCGCTGCAGCCACAGGTGTTGTGTCCAGGAATCTTAGTTCTGGATGGACCAGATACTTCACAGCAGATCAccccttcctcttcttcatcagaCACAACGAGACCAAATCCGTCCTGTTCTTTGGCAGATTCTCATCTCCTCAGTAG
- the LOC113009808 gene encoding GDP-L-fucose synthase, with protein MSDPMRVLVTGASGLVGRAIQHVVKEGGAKEGEEWIFLSSKDANLMNMDQTRAVFEKHRPTHVIHLAAMVGGLFKNMKYNLDFWRNNIYINDNVLQAAHEAGVVKVVSCLSTCIFPDKTTYPIDETMIHNGPPHESNFGYAYAKRMIDVHNRAYLQQHGRCYTAVIPTNVFGPHDNFSIEDGHVLPGLIHKAYIAQKGGKPLVVWGSGTPRRQFIYSLDLARLFLWVLREYPEVEPIILSVGEEDEVSIKEAAEAVVDALGFKGEVVFDTSKADGQFKKTASNAKLCRYLPDFTFTPFNQALKETCDWFVANYDTARK; from the exons ATGAGCGATCCCATGAGGGTGTTGGTGACAGGTGCATCCGGGTTGGTGGGCAGGGCCATACAGCATGTGGTGAAAGAAGGAGGAGCCAAGGAGGGGGAGGAATGGATATTCCTGTCCTCCAAAGATGCCAACCTCAT GAATATGGACCAGACCCGGGCAGTGTTTGAGAAACACCGGCCTACGCACGTCATCCACCTGGCTGCTATGGTTGGAGGGCTTTTCAAGAACATGAAATATAACCTGGACTTCTGG aGGAACAACATTTACATCAATGACAATGTGCTGCAGGCAGCGCATGAAGCGGGCGTGGTCAAGGTTGTTTCCTGCTTGTCCACCTGCATCTTTCCTGATAAGACGACCTATCCTATTGACGAGACCATG ATCCACAACGGTCCACCTCATGAGTCCAACTTTGGCTACGCCTATGCAAAGAGGATGATTGATGTCCACAACAG AGCGTATTTACAGCAGCATGGGCGTTGCTATACAGCTGTGATTCCCACTAATGTGTTTGGTCCTCATGACAACTTTAGCATCGAAGATGGTCATGTGCTACCAGGTCTTATACATAAAGCATACATTGCTCAAA AGGGGGGGAAACCCTTGGTGGTCTGGGGCTCTGGCACACCTAGAAGACAGTTCATCTACTCTTTGGACCTGGCTCGTCTTTTCCTCTGGGTCCTGAGGGAGTATCCAGAAGTTGAGCCAATCATTCTCTCTG TTGGTGAGGAAGATGAAGTGTCCATCAAAGAAGCAGCAGAAGCTGTTGTTGATGCATTGGGCTTTAAAGGAGAAGTCGTG TTTGACACCAGTAAAGCAGATGGACAGTTCAAAAAGACGGCCAGCAATGCAAAGCTGTGCCGGTATCTGCCAGACTTCACTTTCACCCCCTTCAACCAAG CTTTAAAGGAAACCTGTGATTGGTTTGTTGCCAACTATGACACAGCCAGGAAGTGA